The Mycoplasmopsis caviae sequence CTCAAATTGTACCTCTTTTGTAGCCAGCTAAAATACCAATTGTGGTGCCTAAAATTGCACTAATAATAAAGGCAGGTAGTGAAATTAAAATAGTTCACTTAAGTGGATCAAAAAACATTTCAGGAATTGTTTCATATTCAGATTTATATGTATAAACTTTTCCATATTCGAATTTGAGAATGTCTCCTAAGTAACCAAATAACTTAACAATTCCAGGAATTTTATCAAATTCATCTGCATCTCTAAGTCTTTGAGCCCTTTCAAAGGTGCTTAAGCCTTCTTGTCCTGCAGCAATACGATAAGGGTTTTGTTGAAAAGCAATTATAATTGAGTAAGAAAATATAATAATAATAAATAATGTGAGAATAGCAAAAGCTATTCTCTTAAAAATATACTTAATCATTGTAATTTAAGTAATTTACATTATTTTATTTCTTAACACTTATATCTGCTAATCACAAGTTGTTATCGGCAACAAAAGGAACGTTATAGTTTTTGTTTACTAATGTTGGTTCAAGGTTTTCATTTGAAATTGTCTTTCTTTCATCAACTTGAATTCCTAAATAGTTAGCTATTTCTTTTGCAAGTCTTATAACTGTTTCATTTGTATTCTTTTTAACATATGAAATAAAGAATTCTGCTGATATACTTGAAGACATTGTGTAGTTTGCTGTTTCATCAAGAACAAATTTTTTGTCTGTTTCATCATATTTTAAGTGATGTAACTTTTCGCCTAGATCAAATGAATAAGCAGTAGGAATTTTATTGAAGTCATCAAGTTTGAAACCAAATTTGTAGTCATTTTTGGTATCTTTTGCAAATTCCAATAGTTTTTTTGACGCTTCAACAAGAGTAGGAAAAGCAGTTTTTAATTTATTTTCTAATTTTGTGTTTGTTGCAATTGCTAACATTACACTTAAGAAACCACTGTTTGACACACCATCAAGACCTGAACCAATACTATCAACATCATATCCTCATGAAATTATTCTAGCTATTGACCCACCAAATAGTGCATTAATTCATTGAGACTTCTCCGTAGTCTCATATCTCCTATAAGTTGGAACCAATCTTGGATCAATGCTTTTAATAAGAGATTGAACGTTGCTAAACACACTTTCCATTTTACCTGGTCTTCAGTTTGCTCATCTATGTGGAACAATTCATTCAACCTTAAATCCATTTTTTTGTTCAGAAGACAATTTTTCTTGATATTCATCTAGTATCTTTTTGATTGCTTCTTGAATTTCTTTAAACTTAGCTGATTTATATTTATCAGCAGTTGTTGTTGCTGTTGTTGCAATATTAGCATTATCAGATGGTTTTATTGTGTTTGTAATATTACCATTCTCATCAACTGTGTAAAGAGTATTTAAATCTTCATAGTAATCAATAGGTCTTTTTTTAGTATTTGATTCTTGATCAGTTCCACCAATTGAACTATGAGGAGCAACATTAGCTAGTCATGGTCTATCATTGTTGCTTGATAGGGTGTTTGCAACAGCATTTCAGTTTATAGCAGCACTTAATAACGATCTAAATGATACAGATCTACCTGATAACATATTTTCGTATAGTTGTTCATTTGTTTCTTCATCTTTTGTTCCATTTAAAACTTGCTCAGCTGACAAACCATAGAACAATTTGGCTGCATGTTCATTCAAAAACATATCTGTTGCTTTATCATTTGCGCCTTTTGCATAAGGAATTACACTTGTTAATAATCTAAATGCACCAGAACTTCTATTCAGCGATTGTTGATATGTTAAGCCATACTCTTCAGGGTTTGCTCGAACATCCGCTTGTTGAGAACTAAGTAAGTCTTTAAATGAGAATCTAAATGAATTGCCTTTTCTATATTCATTAAATGTTTGATCTATGAAAATATCACGTGATGTTTTGTAGTATTTTGTTACAGCCATAGCAACATTTGTCTCTGATTCAACAAAATCTTTGTCAAAATGAAACCTGTTCTTGTAATATCTGTATTCTTGCGCCTCTGGATAGTATCCACCTGAAAAGTATCGTCCAGCATAAAGAAGTTCTGATTCATTTTGACCATATGTGTAAACTCCAGCAAGTCTTAATAAGTTATCTTCTGGCAATTGTGATAATGCATTTAATAATGATGCTTTTGCACCCTCACCACGTTTACCATTTTTAGCTGTGAATCTTGGTTCTTTTAATGTTTCTTTAATATATTGAGATGGTGCAGCAAGGAAGTCCTTAGCTGTTGCAAAATAGTCCACTAAATCCTTAAAACTTAAAATGTCAGTCTTATTTGCAAGTGGATGAAAGTTAAGAAATTCTCTACCATCTTTTTTGCTAATAAAATCATCTTTCTTAGAAAATTTACTGCTGTCAATTCCAAATAGAGCGTAAATATATTCATTTGGATATCTTAATCCATCAGTGAAATTCTTCGTTCCTTCTGAAAGCATTTCTGTTTCATATTTATCAAGTTCAGTAACTTTGTTTTCAAGTGTTGTACCTTTTAGATAATTACCACGTGAACCTCTTGAAAGAGTGTGCGTTCTTATTCAAGAAATAAAGAAGTCTTCAGCAACAACATTATATTTTGTTTGTTTACCATAAGCATCTATTCATTTAACATCTTTTCTTATACGAAGTTGTACTTTCTTTGCGCCTTTTAATGCCTCCTCGAACTTTTTACTATTAATACTTCTTTCATTATTCGAAGTTGCTTTATAGTTTGCAAAATTATAATGAGCAGGAGTTCCTTTTGTTTGGTCAGCCGGGTTTTCTGCACTTTGTTTTAGCTCAGCATCATCTTTATCAAAAACTTCCTCAGTGTTGTCACTTTTAGTTACAACAACAGCATCGGC is a genomic window containing:
- a CDS encoding OppA family ABC transporter substrate-binding lipoprotein encodes the protein MTKSKKIFWSLAPLAAFSALTPILISASCGKKGRTIEGVDQLKGQRVWSAANADFSGDSFINDMSAIYGGFLGELREETGAYLLMARTFGVPKIETKKEDGKKYIIEPSYWKYSLEYADAVVVTKSDNTEEVFDKDDAELKQSAENPADQTKGTPAHYNFANYKATSNNERSINSKKFEEALKGAKKVQLRIRKDVKWIDAYGKQTKYNVVAEDFFISWIRTHTLSRGSRGNYLKGTTLENKVTELDKYETEMLSEGTKNFTDGLRYPNEYIYALFGIDSSKFSKKDDFISKKDGREFLNFHPLANKTDILSFKDLVDYFATAKDFLAAPSQYIKETLKEPRFTAKNGKRGEGAKASLLNALSQLPEDNLLRLAGVYTYGQNESELLYAGRYFSGGYYPEAQEYRYYKNRFHFDKDFVESETNVAMAVTKYYKTSRDIFIDQTFNEYRKGNSFRFSFKDLLSSQQADVRANPEEYGLTYQQSLNRSSGAFRLLTSVIPYAKGANDKATDMFLNEHAAKLFYGLSAEQVLNGTKDEETNEQLYENMLSGRSVSFRSLLSAAINWNAVANTLSSNNDRPWLANVAPHSSIGGTDQESNTKKRPIDYYEDLNTLYTVDENGNITNTIKPSDNANIATTATTTADKYKSAKFKEIQEAIKKILDEYQEKLSSEQKNGFKVEWIVPHRWANWRPGKMESVFSNVQSLIKSIDPRLVPTYRRYETTEKSQWINALFGGSIARIISWGYDVDSIGSGLDGVSNSGFLSVMLAIATNTKLENKLKTAFPTLVEASKKLLEFAKDTKNDYKFGFKLDDFNKIPTAYSFDLGEKLHHLKYDETDKKFVLDETANYTMSSSISAEFFISYVKKNTNETVIRLAKEIANYLGIQVDERKTISNENLEPTLVNKNYNVPFVADNNLWLADISVKK